From the genome of Thermodesulfovibrionales bacterium, one region includes:
- the cbiM gene encoding cobalt transporter CbiM: protein MHIPDGYLSPQTYVPLYGASFVFWAVALKKIKKELSTKHIPYLAMAAAFSFLIMMFNVPIPGGTTGHAVGGGIIAILLGPWTAVVAVSVSLLVQAIVFGDGGITALGANCFNMAVVMPFVAYSVFKLIRGNSTRGARVFLAAFLSGYVGLSAAAIVTGIEFGIQPLIAIGPDGRPLYAPYPLSVAVPAMALEHLLLFGVVEGIVTVLLLKYFLKHEPDLVYALTVREA, encoded by the coding sequence ATGCATATACCTGACGGATATTTAAGTCCTCAAACATATGTCCCTCTCTACGGGGCGTCCTTTGTGTTCTGGGCAGTCGCTCTCAAAAAGATAAAGAAAGAACTCTCTACGAAGCACATCCCTTACCTGGCGATGGCGGCGGCCTTTTCCTTTCTCATTATGATGTTCAATGTCCCTATCCCCGGCGGGACCACGGGCCATGCCGTCGGCGGAGGCATCATCGCCATCCTCCTGGGTCCGTGGACGGCGGTCGTCGCAGTCTCTGTCAGCCTGTTGGTTCAGGCCATTGTGTTTGGTGACGGAGGGATCACCGCGCTGGGTGCAAACTGTTTCAATATGGCCGTGGTGATGCCCTTTGTAGCTTACTCCGTGTTTAAACTGATAAGAGGCAATTCGACTCGCGGCGCGAGGGTATTTCTTGCGGCCTTTCTTTCCGGGTATGTCGGTCTTTCTGCTGCCGCGATCGTCACGGGGATCGAATTCGGTATCCAACCACTCATCGCGATTGGCCCTGACGGACGACCCCTCTATGCGCCTTACCCTTTATCCGTCGCTGTTCCGGCGATGGCGTTAGAACATCTCCTTTTATTCGGTGTCGTGGAAGGTATCGTGACGGTCTTGTTGTTAAAATATTTTCTGAAGCATGAGCCCGATTTGGTCTATGCGCTGACAGTAAGGGAAGCATGA
- the cbiQ gene encoding cobalt ECF transporter T component CbiQ, with amino-acid sequence MKNNIPTFLLERPSSGSPERGKGRLKIPFLEKGMYQLADVIRTGYVQWETASRDNFFQRIDARIKVLFLLFFVVIVSLKRGIGSELLIALFVFVLVVLSRLSIFDFYKRVILLAFFFGFLIALPSAFNVITNGEIVVPVVHLSRPYGFWIYRIPQEIGITREGAYGVMMLTARVMNSLALSFLVFHTTPFPQIIKALKVLKVPDSLLMIITLSYKYMFLFAKTAEDMHLAKKSRLAGQVNGAEARRWIAGRLALLLKKTRTRCEEVFKAMLGRGFSDDIKISSVAKLRTGDWVAGAALFLAGVFFLWM; translated from the coding sequence ATGAAAAATAACATCCCCACATTCCTCTTAGAAAGGCCCTCATCCGGATCACCCGAGCGGGGTAAAGGGCGCCTGAAAATCCCCTTTCTCGAGAAAGGCATGTATCAACTCGCTGATGTCATCAGAACCGGATATGTGCAGTGGGAGACCGCTTCGAGGGATAACTTCTTTCAGAGGATCGATGCGAGGATAAAGGTCCTGTTCCTTCTCTTTTTCGTAGTCATCGTGAGCCTGAAGAGAGGCATAGGATCGGAACTCTTGATCGCCCTCTTTGTATTTGTGCTCGTCGTGCTGTCCCGCTTGAGTATCTTCGATTTCTATAAACGGGTCATCCTCTTGGCCTTTTTCTTCGGTTTCCTCATCGCCCTTCCCTCGGCTTTCAACGTCATCACAAACGGGGAGATCGTCGTTCCGGTCGTGCACCTTTCGAGACCCTATGGCTTCTGGATTTACCGGATACCCCAGGAAATCGGCATTACCCGGGAGGGGGCGTATGGAGTCATGATGCTCACCGCAAGGGTCATGAACTCTCTGGCACTCTCATTCCTCGTCTTCCACACGACTCCTTTTCCCCAGATTATAAAGGCGCTGAAGGTGCTGAAGGTGCCTGACAGTCTTCTCATGATCATAACCCTTTCTTACAAGTATATGTTCCTGTTTGCAAAGACGGCTGAAGATATGCACCTTGCAAAGAAGAGCAGATTGGCGGGGCAGGTGAATGGCGCCGAGGCGAGAAGGTGGATAGCAGGAAGGCTTGCGCTCTTATTGAAAAAGACGAGGACGCGGTGTGAAGAGGTCTTCAAGGCGATGCTCGGCAGGGGTTTTTCCGATGACATTAAGATCTCCAGTGTCGCGAAGCTCCGGACAGGGGATTGGGTTGCCGGGGCCGCTTTATTCCTCGCTGGGGTTTTCTTTTTGTGGATGTGA
- a CDS encoding ABC transporter ATP-binding protein — translation MEEIMRLEGIHYRYFDKIPAVCDVSLGIREGERFAIIGANGSGKSTLLQIMNGLIQQSSGRFFFRGHEVTEQTLKDKGFLRFFRERVGYVFQDSDIQLFCPTVLDELLYGPLQLGMNERTALDRADEVMEMLHIENLKERPSYMLSGGEKKRVAIGSVLTMNPEVLLLDEPTNGLDPRTQCFLFELMLALSEAGKTLVIATHDLSLVDELHAGVALLSEEHCIERIGTSEEILKDEDLLLRVNLIHEHMHHHGHKTHKHRHSHYFFHEHENGGNV, via the coding sequence ATGGAAGAGATCATGCGCCTGGAAGGCATACATTACCGTTACTTCGACAAGATTCCCGCTGTTTGCGATGTCAGCCTCGGGATCAGGGAGGGAGAGAGATTTGCCATCATCGGTGCGAATGGGAGCGGCAAGTCCACGCTCCTGCAAATCATGAATGGCCTCATACAGCAGTCGAGCGGAAGGTTCTTTTTTCGCGGACATGAGGTCACGGAACAGACCCTTAAGGACAAAGGTTTCTTGCGGTTTTTTCGGGAGAGGGTCGGTTATGTGTTTCAGGATTCAGATATACAGCTCTTCTGCCCGACGGTCCTTGATGAGCTCCTCTACGGTCCTCTCCAGTTAGGAATGAACGAGAGGACTGCATTAGACAGGGCAGATGAGGTCATGGAGATGCTGCATATCGAGAATCTGAAAGAGAGGCCCTCCTACATGCTCTCCGGCGGAGAGAAGAAGAGAGTCGCCATCGGTTCTGTCTTGACGATGAACCCCGAGGTGCTGCTCCTCGATGAACCGACGAACGGCCTCGACCCGAGAACCCAGTGTTTCCTTTTTGAGCTGATGCTTGCGTTGAGCGAAGCCGGCAAGACCTTGGTCATCGCAACCCATGACCTTTCCCTGGTCGACGAGCTCCATGCGGGAGTCGCTCTCTTGTCAGAAGAGCACTGCATCGAAAGAATCGGCACCTCCGAAGAGATCTTGAAGGATGAAGATCTCCTGCTCAGGGTAAACCTCATCCATGAGCACATGCACCATCACGGCCACAAGACTCATAAGCATAGACATTCCCATTATTTCTTTCATGAACATGAGAACGGAGGAAACGTATGA